One Cucurbita pepo subsp. pepo cultivar mu-cu-16 chromosome LG09, ASM280686v2, whole genome shotgun sequence DNA window includes the following coding sequences:
- the LOC111802460 gene encoding exocyst complex component EXO70B1-like isoform X1: MATTTTSIGGDGGGEDRVMATAQQILKSLNTPKEVRDDMLLIFSSFDNRLSNITSLVNSGDSKREGDRFEAAEKVILRWDSGQGASRNSLFWEDAPDEAVEYLSAVDDILHWMDELSIQSDSAKIVERAENAIQIAMSRLEDEFRHMLIRNTVPLDAEHLHGSIRRVSLSFASHEGENSDEFESFADVDRGSGIFHERGVSLGDDLRVDLINPDAVDDLKEIVDRMIRSGYERECLNVYISVRRDALDECLVVLGVEKLGIEDIQKIDWKSLDEKMKKWIQAVKVSVRVLLTGEKRLCDYIFSGSDDSEEACFNEIAKGCVRKLLNFAEAIAIGERSVEKLFRILDMYEALAYVLPDLQAMVPDEIVIDEAKGVLSRLGEAAKGTFCEFENAVRSETSKKTMLNAEIHPLARYVMNYLRLLVVYSNTLDELLEGDDDEDSRRIGDDGGLNLELETMSPLARRLFSLIASLESNLERKSKLYADDSLQYIFLMNNIQYIVQKVKDSELGKLLGDRWVRKRRGQVRVYATSYLRASWGRLLSFLKEEGTGGSSNSALKLAALKEKFKNFNAGFEELYRVQTGWKVADPQLREELRISISAKALPAYRAFVGRHGSQIENTRHAGRYIKYSSDDLENYLLDLFEGSACVLNHLRRKSSS; the protein is encoded by the coding sequence ATGGCGACGACGACCACCAGTATTGGCGGCGATGGCGGTGGTGAAGATAGAGTTATGGCTACGGCTCAGCAGATACTGAAGAGTCTCAACACTCCTAAGGAGGTTCGAGACGACATGCTTTTGATCTTCTCTAGCTTCGATAATCGTCTATCTAATATCACCAGTTTGGTCAACAGTGGAGATTCGAAGAGGGAGGGGGATCGATTTGAAGCTGCTGAGAAAGTGATTCTTCGTTGGGATTCCGGTCAGGGAGCTTCTCGGAACTCCCTGTTTTGGGAGGACGCGCCGGATGAGGCAGTGGAGTACTTATCGGCGGTGGATGATATTCTTCACTGGATGGACGAGTTGTCAATTCAGTCTGATTCGGCTAAGATCGTCGAGCGTGCTGAGAACGCGATCCAGATCGCTATGTCGCGGCTTGAGGATGAGTTTCGTCATATGTTGATTCGGAACACCGTTCCGCTCGATGCGGAGCATCTCCACGGTTCAATTCGTAGGGTTTCCCTCTCTTTTGCTTCACACGAAGGCGAAAATTCCGATGAGTTCGAATCCTTTGCCGATGTTGACCGTGGTTCGGGGATTTTCCATGAGCGTGGTGTTAGTTTGGGCGACGATTTGCGCGTCGATTTGATCAATCCTGACGCCGTCGATGATCTGAAGGAGATCGTGGACCGAATGATTCGATCTGGATACGAAAGAGAGTGTCTGAATGTGTATATTAGCGTCCGCCGCGATGCTTTAGATGAGTGCTTGGTTGTTCTTGGAGTTGAGAAGCTTGGAATTGAGGATATCCAGAAGATTGACTGGAAATCTTTGGatgagaagatgaagaaatggaTCCAAGCTGTTAAGGTCAGTGTTCGAGTTCTTTTGACCGGCGAGAAACGACTCTGTGATTATATCTTTAGTGGTTCCGATGACTCTGAGGAAGCTTGTTTCAATGAGATTGCCAAAGGGTGCGTCAGGAAATTACTCAATTTTGCAGAGGCCATTGCTATAGGGGAAAGATCAGTCGAGAAGCTATTTCGAATTCTCGATATGTATGAAGCTCTGGCATACGTTCTACCGGACTTGCAGGCTATGGTTCCCGATGAAATCGTGATCGACGAGGCGAAGGGAGTGCTTTCTAGGCTGGGAGAGGCTGCTAAAGGTACATTTTGTGAATTTGAGAATGCTGTTCGTAGTGAGACTTCTAAGAAAACGATGCTAAATGCTGAGATTCATCCGCTCGCTCGTTACGTCATGAATTACTTAAGATTGCTTGTTGTTTATAGCAACACTCTGGATGAACTTTTAGAAGGCGATGACGACGAGGATTCGCGTCGTATAGGGGATGATGGTGGTTTGAATTTGGAGCTAGAAACCATGTCTCCGTTAGCTCGTCGATTGTTTTCATTGATAGCGTCATTGGAGAGCAATCTTGAGAGGAAATCCAAACTTTATGCGGATGATTCGTTGCAATATATATTTCTCATGAACAATATACAATATATAGTGCAGAAAGTGAAAGATTCTGAGCTTGGGAAGCTCTTGGGTGACCGTTGGGTCCGTAAGCGTCGAGGCCAGGTTCGGGTATATGCAACGAGCTATCTAAGGGCTTCGTGGGGCAGATTGTTATCTTTCTTGAAGGAAGAAGGGACTGGTGGGAGCTCTAATAGTGCACTGAAACTAGCTGCtttaaaggaaaaattcaaaaatttcaatgcTGGCTTTGAGGAACTCTATAGAGTTCAGACAGGTTGGAAGGTAGCAGATCCTCAACTACGAGAAGAGCTTCGAATTTCGATATCGGCAAAGGCGTTACCTGCATATCGTGCCTTCGTGGGAAGGCATGGAAGTCAGATAGAGAACACGAGACATGCCGGGAGGTATATAAAGTACAGTTCGGACGACTTGGAGAACTATTTATTGGATTTGTTTGAAGGATCAGCTTGTGTTCTAAATCACTTACGAAGAAAAAGTAGTTCATAG
- the LOC111802511 gene encoding ubiquitin-like modifier-activating enzyme 5 yields the protein MEVELKEMQDDLESLKQSLTDVSLRGSVDKLQLHLERLTNLSKSGPVRRTKVKDMSAEVVDSNPYSRLMALQRMGIVENYERIREFSVAIVGIGGVGSVAAEMLTRCGIGRLLLYDYDKVELANMNRLFFRPEQVGMTKTDAAVQTLVDINPDVVLESYTLNITTVQGFETFISSLRNKSFSPAKEGSGVDLVLSCVDNYEARMAVNQACNELNQIWMESGVSEDAVSGHIQLLIPGETACFACAPPLVVASGIDERTLKREGVCAASLPTTMGVVAGLLVQNTLKFLLKFGHVSPYLGYNSLKDYFPTMEMRPNPQCSNVACLERQKEYIIAKPARDAAAKAKMEAEALTVEEIPLHADNEWNISVVDDVEIEIMGATSSDALPEGLVRELPNADEQHPPPTESTAPFLDDLEDLKRQLEALNS from the exons ATGGAGGTGGAATTGAAAGAGATGCAGGACGATCTCGAATCCCTGAAGCAGTCGCTAACCGATGTGTCTCTTCGAGGTTCCGTTGATAAG CTTCAATTGCATTTAGAACGTCTCACAAATCTTTCAAAGTCAGGACCAGTTCGCCGAACGAAAGTCAAG GACATGAGTGCTGAGGTGGTAGATAGCAACCCCTACAGTAGGCTTATGGCTCTTCAGAGGATGGGCATTGTAGAAAACTATGAAAGGATACGGGAGTTTTCTGTTGCCATAGTT GGAATTGGAGGTGTTGGAAGTGTTGCAGCTGAGATGTTGACGAGGTGCGGAATAGGTCGCTTGTTGttatatgattatgataaagTGGAGTTAGCCAACATGAATAGACTCTTCTTTCGCCCTGAGCAG GTTGGTATGACAAAAACTGATGCTGCAGTACAGACTCTTGTAGATATAAATCCCGATGTTGTACTTGAG AGCTATACGCTGAATATCACCACCGTGCAAggttttgaaacttttatttCAAGTTTGAGAAACAAATCATTCTCCCCAGCTAAAGAAGGCAGTGGAGTGGATCTTGTATTAAGTTGTGTTGATAATTATGAAGCAAGGATGGCTGTTAATCAG GCTTGCAATGAGCTAAATCAGATATGGATGGAATCTG GCGTTTCGGAGGACGCTGTTTCTGGTCATATTCAGTTGCTTATTCCTGGTGAAACTGCCTGTTTTGCTTGCGCACCTCCTCTG GTTGTAGCATCTGGCATAGACGAACGAACACTCAAACGAGAAGGGGTTTGTGCTGCATCTTTACCTACAACAATG GGAGTTGTTGCAGGCCTATTGGTGCAAAACACCCTCAAGTTTCTGCTAAAGTTTGGACACGTTTCTCCATACTTG GGATATAATTCTCTAAAAGACTACTTTCCGACCATGGAAATGAGGCCCAACCCTCAGTGTTCAAATGTGGCTTGTCTGGAAAGACAG AAGGAATACATTATTGCAAAACCTGCACGAGATGCTGCAGCTAAGGCAAAGATGGAAGCAGAAGCATTGACCGTTGAAGAAATCCCACTGCATGCTGATAATGAATGGAATATAAG TGTTGTTGATGATGTTGAGATCGAAATCATGGGAGCAACCAGTTCAG ATGCCCTTCCAGAAGGTCTAGTTCGCGAGCTTCCAAATGCAGATGAGCAGCATCCGCCTCCCACTGAATCTACGGCCCCTTTCTTGGATGACCTTGAAGATCTGAAGAGACAACTGGAGGCCCTTAATTCTTGA
- the LOC111802460 gene encoding exocyst complex component EXO70B1-like isoform X2 has protein sequence MDELSIQSDSAKIVERAENAIQIAMSRLEDEFRHMLIRNTVPLDAEHLHGSIRRVSLSFASHEGENSDEFESFADVDRGSGIFHERGVSLGDDLRVDLINPDAVDDLKEIVDRMIRSGYERECLNVYISVRRDALDECLVVLGVEKLGIEDIQKIDWKSLDEKMKKWIQAVKVSVRVLLTGEKRLCDYIFSGSDDSEEACFNEIAKGCVRKLLNFAEAIAIGERSVEKLFRILDMYEALAYVLPDLQAMVPDEIVIDEAKGVLSRLGEAAKGTFCEFENAVRSETSKKTMLNAEIHPLARYVMNYLRLLVVYSNTLDELLEGDDDEDSRRIGDDGGLNLELETMSPLARRLFSLIASLESNLERKSKLYADDSLQYIFLMNNIQYIVQKVKDSELGKLLGDRWVRKRRGQVRVYATSYLRASWGRLLSFLKEEGTGGSSNSALKLAALKEKFKNFNAGFEELYRVQTGWKVADPQLREELRISISAKALPAYRAFVGRHGSQIENTRHAGRYIKYSSDDLENYLLDLFEGSACVLNHLRRKSSS, from the coding sequence ATGGACGAGTTGTCAATTCAGTCTGATTCGGCTAAGATCGTCGAGCGTGCTGAGAACGCGATCCAGATCGCTATGTCGCGGCTTGAGGATGAGTTTCGTCATATGTTGATTCGGAACACCGTTCCGCTCGATGCGGAGCATCTCCACGGTTCAATTCGTAGGGTTTCCCTCTCTTTTGCTTCACACGAAGGCGAAAATTCCGATGAGTTCGAATCCTTTGCCGATGTTGACCGTGGTTCGGGGATTTTCCATGAGCGTGGTGTTAGTTTGGGCGACGATTTGCGCGTCGATTTGATCAATCCTGACGCCGTCGATGATCTGAAGGAGATCGTGGACCGAATGATTCGATCTGGATACGAAAGAGAGTGTCTGAATGTGTATATTAGCGTCCGCCGCGATGCTTTAGATGAGTGCTTGGTTGTTCTTGGAGTTGAGAAGCTTGGAATTGAGGATATCCAGAAGATTGACTGGAAATCTTTGGatgagaagatgaagaaatggaTCCAAGCTGTTAAGGTCAGTGTTCGAGTTCTTTTGACCGGCGAGAAACGACTCTGTGATTATATCTTTAGTGGTTCCGATGACTCTGAGGAAGCTTGTTTCAATGAGATTGCCAAAGGGTGCGTCAGGAAATTACTCAATTTTGCAGAGGCCATTGCTATAGGGGAAAGATCAGTCGAGAAGCTATTTCGAATTCTCGATATGTATGAAGCTCTGGCATACGTTCTACCGGACTTGCAGGCTATGGTTCCCGATGAAATCGTGATCGACGAGGCGAAGGGAGTGCTTTCTAGGCTGGGAGAGGCTGCTAAAGGTACATTTTGTGAATTTGAGAATGCTGTTCGTAGTGAGACTTCTAAGAAAACGATGCTAAATGCTGAGATTCATCCGCTCGCTCGTTACGTCATGAATTACTTAAGATTGCTTGTTGTTTATAGCAACACTCTGGATGAACTTTTAGAAGGCGATGACGACGAGGATTCGCGTCGTATAGGGGATGATGGTGGTTTGAATTTGGAGCTAGAAACCATGTCTCCGTTAGCTCGTCGATTGTTTTCATTGATAGCGTCATTGGAGAGCAATCTTGAGAGGAAATCCAAACTTTATGCGGATGATTCGTTGCAATATATATTTCTCATGAACAATATACAATATATAGTGCAGAAAGTGAAAGATTCTGAGCTTGGGAAGCTCTTGGGTGACCGTTGGGTCCGTAAGCGTCGAGGCCAGGTTCGGGTATATGCAACGAGCTATCTAAGGGCTTCGTGGGGCAGATTGTTATCTTTCTTGAAGGAAGAAGGGACTGGTGGGAGCTCTAATAGTGCACTGAAACTAGCTGCtttaaaggaaaaattcaaaaatttcaatgcTGGCTTTGAGGAACTCTATAGAGTTCAGACAGGTTGGAAGGTAGCAGATCCTCAACTACGAGAAGAGCTTCGAATTTCGATATCGGCAAAGGCGTTACCTGCATATCGTGCCTTCGTGGGAAGGCATGGAAGTCAGATAGAGAACACGAGACATGCCGGGAGGTATATAAAGTACAGTTCGGACGACTTGGAGAACTATTTATTGGATTTGTTTGAAGGATCAGCTTGTGTTCTAAATCACTTACGAAGAAAAAGTAGTTCATAG
- the LOC111802576 gene encoding deoxycytidylate deaminase isoform X2, whose amino-acid sequence MNSRELALVSTAAVVGAVASAIACRFFFNPKKHRSQFDLSRNDAPLNNGHSKCPFDPSKRNGYLSWDDYFMAIAFLSAERSKDPNRQVGACLVSQNGVILGIGYNGFPRGCPDDKLPWAKKSKTGNPLETKYPYVCHAEVNAILNTNHASASGQRLYVTMFPCNECAKVIIQVEYSSRKWHIVWRL is encoded by the exons ATGAATTCTCGCGAACTTGCCCTCGTCTCCACAGCCGCCGTTGTCGGTGCCGTCGCTTCGGCCATTGCTTGTCGCTTCTTCTTTAATCCTAAAAAGCACCGATCTCAGTTCGATTTGTCGAGAAATGATGCTCCATTGAACAACGGGCACTCGAAGTGTCCTTTTGATCCCTCCAAACGCAACGG GTATTTGTCATGGGATGACTATTTCATGGCCATTGCATTCCTGTCGGCGGAAAGATCGAAGGATCCCAATCGGCAG GTTGGTGCATGCCTGGTTAGTCAAAATGGTGTCATTCTTG GCATAGGATATAATGGATTTCCGAGAGGATGCCCTGACGACAAGCTTCCTTGGGCAAAG AAATCAAAAACCGGCAATCCTTTGGAGACAAAGTATCC CTATGTTTGTCACGCTGAAGTCAATGCCATCTTAAACACAAATCATGCCTCGGCTAGTGGACAG AGGCTCTATGTGACCATGTTCCCTTGTAACGAATGTGCAAAAGTAATTATTCAGGTTGAGTACTCATCAAGAAAATGGCATATAG TCTGGCGTCTCTGa
- the LOC111802563 gene encoding uncharacterized protein LOC111802563 has translation MSNPAEQIQEGAEPKPSDLNPSDQSDHSQEWEVMARAWLSSFPEAKAGSMEEVEAWIDSNHASLPGNLKSMPRSDLCQRLISIQNLMRLSAQGKEEIQGDQVDRADRADQGDQGDLPHARFQRTDQWIPVYSWLESLQQDEVVKSKEISDWLTENPSIRDQLCSRHSRYHLMHYIKKCHLKILKRKEKKKGSQLPEKSPQKSPLKVHKDVVMKPALPPRDSFSDLPKDSDVYLAKRKEAFRKYEILVELEKLLSTNLCKSEGVK, from the exons ATGTCGAATCCTGCGGAGCAAATCCAAGAAGGAGCAGAGCCTAAACCATCTGATCTAAACCCTAGCGACCAGAGCGATCACTCTCAAGAATGGGAAGTCATGGCGCGAGCGTGGCTTTCCTCCTTCCCCGAGGCCAAAGCTGGGTCCATGGAAGAGGTTGAAGCTTGGATTGACTCTAACCATGCTTCTTTACCTGGAAACCTCAAATCAATGCCCCGCTCCGACCTTTGCCAGAGGCTCATTTCTATCCAGAATTTAATGAGACTTTCCGCTCAG GGAAAGGAAGAGATTCAGGGCGATCAGGTTGATCGAGCTGATCGGGCTGATCAGGGTGACCAGGGCGACCTTCCACACGCTCGATTTCAACGGACCGACCAGTGGATACCAGTTTATTCTTGGTTAGAATCTCTACAACAAGATGAGGTTGTCAAGTCAAAGGAAATATCTGATTGGTTAACTGAAAATCCTTCCATCAGAGATCAGTTGTGTTCTAGACATTCTCGATATCATTTAATGCACTACATCAAAAAATGTCATTTGaagatattgaaaagaaaggaaaagaaaaag GGTTCTCAGCTGCCTGAAAAATCTCCTCAAAAGTCTCCTCTAAAAGTGCACAAGGATGTTGTGATGAAACCAGCATTGCCTCCAC GCGATTCATTTAGCGATCTACCGAAAGACAGCGACGTATATTTGGCAAAACGAAAGGAAGCGTTTCGAAAATACGAAAT ATTAGTGGAGTTGGAGAAGTTGCTTTCCACCAACCTTTGCAAGTCTGAAGGAGTCAAATAA
- the LOC111802576 gene encoding deoxycytidylate deaminase isoform X3: MNSRELALVSTAAVVGAVASAIACRFFFNPKKHRSQFDLSRNDAPLNNGHSKCPFDPSKRNGYLSWDDYFMAIAFLSAERSKDPNRQVGACLVSQNGVILGIGYNGFPRGCPDDKLPWAKKSKTGNPLETKYPYVCHAEVNAILNTNHASASGQRLYVTMFPCNECAKVIIQVEYSSRKWHIGLP, encoded by the exons ATGAATTCTCGCGAACTTGCCCTCGTCTCCACAGCCGCCGTTGTCGGTGCCGTCGCTTCGGCCATTGCTTGTCGCTTCTTCTTTAATCCTAAAAAGCACCGATCTCAGTTCGATTTGTCGAGAAATGATGCTCCATTGAACAACGGGCACTCGAAGTGTCCTTTTGATCCCTCCAAACGCAACGG GTATTTGTCATGGGATGACTATTTCATGGCCATTGCATTCCTGTCGGCGGAAAGATCGAAGGATCCCAATCGGCAG GTTGGTGCATGCCTGGTTAGTCAAAATGGTGTCATTCTTG GCATAGGATATAATGGATTTCCGAGAGGATGCCCTGACGACAAGCTTCCTTGGGCAAAG AAATCAAAAACCGGCAATCCTTTGGAGACAAAGTATCC CTATGTTTGTCACGCTGAAGTCAATGCCATCTTAAACACAAATCATGCCTCGGCTAGTGGACAG AGGCTCTATGTGACCATGTTCCCTTGTAACGAATGTGCAAAAGTAATTATTCAGGTTGAGTACTCATCAAGAAAATGGCATATAGGTTTGCCTTGA
- the LOC111802576 gene encoding deoxycytidylate deaminase isoform X1, which translates to MNSRELALVSTAAVVGAVASAIACRFFFNPKKHRSQFDLSRNDAPLNNGHSKCPFDPSKRNGYLSWDDYFMAIAFLSAERSKDPNRQVGACLVSQNGVILGIGYNGFPRGCPDDKLPWAKKSKTGNPLETKYPYVCHAEVNAILNTNHASASGQRLYVTMFPCNECAKVIIQSGVSEVVYFIEKRMNNSVAYIASHQLLSMAGVKVRKHQPLSNQILIKFEEPHT; encoded by the exons ATGAATTCTCGCGAACTTGCCCTCGTCTCCACAGCCGCCGTTGTCGGTGCCGTCGCTTCGGCCATTGCTTGTCGCTTCTTCTTTAATCCTAAAAAGCACCGATCTCAGTTCGATTTGTCGAGAAATGATGCTCCATTGAACAACGGGCACTCGAAGTGTCCTTTTGATCCCTCCAAACGCAACGG GTATTTGTCATGGGATGACTATTTCATGGCCATTGCATTCCTGTCGGCGGAAAGATCGAAGGATCCCAATCGGCAG GTTGGTGCATGCCTGGTTAGTCAAAATGGTGTCATTCTTG GCATAGGATATAATGGATTTCCGAGAGGATGCCCTGACGACAAGCTTCCTTGGGCAAAG AAATCAAAAACCGGCAATCCTTTGGAGACAAAGTATCC CTATGTTTGTCACGCTGAAGTCAATGCCATCTTAAACACAAATCATGCCTCGGCTAGTGGACAG AGGCTCTATGTGACCATGTTCCCTTGTAACGAATGTGCAAAAGTAATTATTCAG TCTGGCGTCTCTGaagttgtttattttattgagaAGAGGATGAACAATTCTGTTGCTTATATTGCTTCTCACCAATTGCTATCAATGGCTGGCGTAAAA GTTAGGAAACATCAACCCCTGTCAAATCAgatcttgatcaagttcgaagAGCCTCATACATGA
- the LOC111802531 gene encoding F-box protein At5g50450: MVCNKRRRTSTTTAAGIHDLFDDLPDDLLVLLLGKLSANASSPSDLVNVMLTCKRFNRLALHPMVLSKAGPKAFEIRIKNWCESTHRFLKLCVSAGNVEACYTLGMVEFYCMKNRGNGASLMAKAAIKSHPLALYSLAIVQFNGSGGSKSDKNLRAGVALCGRAACLGHIDALRELGHCLQDGYGVAQNASEGRRLLIEANARELASITNSSLRRLNCSVDRPTTTDSSGSLLSDFGYNIPAPEVHPANQFLRDWFTSGRGFIAEGLRLCSNSGCGRPETRLHEFRRCSVCGNVNYCSRGCQALDWKLQHKTECAPFDRWLIEDDDLEDDDDDGVNRIEQFGDGVNVETE; this comes from the exons ATGGTGTGCAACAAAAGAAGGAGAACTTCgaccaccaccgccgccgggATTCATGATCTCTTCGACGATTTGCCGGATGATTTACTCGTCCTCCTCCTCGGCAAACTTAGCGCCAACGCTTCTTCTCCTTCAGATCTCGTCAATGTTATGTTGAC ATGTAAGAGGTTCAATCGATTGGCTCTGCATCCGATGGTGCTATCGAAAGCCGGACCTAAAGCATTTGAAATCCGAATTAAAAACTGGTGCGAATCGACTCATCGATTCCTGAAATTGTGCGTTTCTGCCGGTAATGTTGAAGCGTGCTACACGCTAGGAATG GTCGAATTTTATTGTatgaagaacagaggaaaTGGAGCTTCGTTAATGGCGAAGGCCGCGATTAAATCTCATCCGTTGGCGCTTTACTCACTCGCAATCGTACAGTTTAATGGAAGCGGTGGTTCAAAGAGCGACAAGAATCTTCGTGCAGGTGTAGCTTTGTGCGGACGAGCCGCTTGTCTCGGTCATATCGATGCGCTTCGCGAACTAGGTCACTGTCTTCAAGACGGTTACGGCGTCGCTCAAAACGCGTCCGAGGGACGTCGTCTCTTAATCGAAGCCAACGCGCGTGAGCTCGCGTCGATAACAAACTCCTCTCTCCGCCGTCTCAACTGCTCCGTCGACCGCCCTACCACGACGGATTCCAGCGGATCGCTTCTTAGTGATTTCGGCTACAACATTCCGGCGCCGGAGGTTCATCCGGCGAATCAATTTTTAAGAGATTGGTTCACTTCTGGCCGTGGATTTATCGCTGAAGGTTTGAGACTCTGCTCGAATAGTGGCTGTGGAAGGCCAGAGACTCGGCTTCATGAGTTCCGGCGGTGCTCGGTTTGTGGTAATGTAAACTATTGCTCACGAGGTTGCCAAGCTCTGGACTGGAAATTGCAACACAAGACGGAATGTGCGCCGTTTGACCGGTGGCTGATCGAGGACGATGACCTcgaagacgacgacgacgacggcgTAAACAGAATAGAGCAGTTCGGAGACGGTGTGAATGTGGAAACTGAATGA